The following proteins are co-located in the Spinactinospora alkalitolerans genome:
- a CDS encoding L-fucose/L-arabinose isomerase family protein, translating to MQELYDHMIPGITERQAGYARRVADRLGDVADCVIGEPVKSRADAERAVRGFENDDLDGVLVVMLTYAPSLRVTRIFDRMRLPVCLANIQPDPAVTPAWDMDDMTYNQGIHGAQDTANAMVRAGLPFDVVTEDWQSDAFTERIDRWARAARAVTAWKTLKVGVFGYAMNGMGDARVDESALLRKLGPEVSAIAPGDLHRAMDSLDTTAVEDLMAREDERFEVDARLSKEERDDHARMQLAIEQILTERGIGAYSTHFDAIAEDGRFARLPMASASSLMAKGYGFAGEGDVLAASIVYAGHRLAGDGHFTEMYAMDFPSDSILMSHMGEGNWKVARADEPVRLIKRPLGIGRLDDPPTLLFRIQPGPATLASLVYLGGTDFRLVVAEGEVLDSQELPVLEMPYGQFRPASGVRGCMDAWLRAGGTHHMVMNLGHAAADWKVFCELAGIEFHQV from the coding sequence ATGCAGGAGCTCTACGACCACATGATCCCCGGCATCACCGAACGCCAGGCCGGATACGCCAGGCGCGTCGCCGACCGGCTCGGCGACGTCGCCGACTGCGTGATCGGCGAACCCGTCAAGAGCCGCGCCGACGCCGAGCGCGCGGTGCGCGGCTTCGAAAACGACGACCTCGACGGCGTCCTCGTGGTCATGCTCACCTACGCGCCGTCGCTGCGGGTCACCCGGATCTTCGACCGGATGCGGCTGCCGGTCTGCCTGGCCAACATCCAGCCCGATCCCGCGGTCACCCCGGCGTGGGACATGGACGACATGACCTACAACCAGGGCATCCACGGCGCGCAGGACACCGCCAACGCCATGGTGCGCGCCGGGCTGCCCTTCGACGTGGTCACCGAGGACTGGCAGAGCGACGCCTTCACCGAGCGGATCGACCGCTGGGCCAGGGCCGCGCGCGCGGTGACGGCGTGGAAGACGCTGAAGGTGGGCGTGTTCGGCTACGCCATGAACGGCATGGGCGACGCCCGCGTCGACGAGTCCGCATTGCTGCGCAAGCTCGGCCCCGAGGTCAGCGCCATCGCCCCCGGCGACCTGCACCGGGCGATGGACTCCCTCGACACGACGGCGGTCGAGGACCTGATGGCCCGGGAGGACGAGCGGTTCGAGGTCGACGCCCGGCTGTCCAAGGAGGAGCGCGACGACCACGCGCGCATGCAGTTGGCGATCGAGCAGATCCTCACCGAACGCGGGATCGGCGCCTACTCCACCCACTTCGACGCCATCGCCGAGGACGGCCGGTTCGCCCGGCTGCCCATGGCCTCGGCCTCCAGCCTCATGGCCAAGGGCTACGGCTTCGCGGGCGAGGGCGACGTGCTGGCCGCCTCCATCGTCTACGCGGGCCACCGGCTCGCCGGCGACGGCCACTTCACCGAGATGTACGCGATGGACTTCCCCAGCGACTCCATCCTCATGAGCCACATGGGGGAGGGCAACTGGAAGGTCGCGCGCGCCGACGAGCCGGTCCGGCTGATCAAGCGCCCGCTGGGCATCGGCAGGCTCGACGACCCGCCCACCCTGCTGTTCCGCATCCAGCCCGGTCCGGCGACCCTGGCCTCCCTGGTCTACCTCGGCGGCACGGACTTCCGCCTGGTCGTCGCCGAAGGCGAGGTCCTGGACTCCCAGGAGCTGCCCGTCCTGGAGATGCCCTACGGCCAGTTCAGGCCGGCCAGCGGGGTCCGGGGGTGCATGGACGCCTGGCTGCGCGCCGGCGGTACCCACCACATGGTCATGAACCTCGGTCACGCCGCGGCCGACTGGAAGGTCTTCTGCGAGCTGGCCGGCATCGAGTTCCACCAGGTATGA
- a CDS encoding L-ribulose-5-phosphate 4-epimerase, protein MTVLPETVEGIRREVCALHAELVRWGLVTWTSGNISARVPGADLLVIKPSGVLYEDLTPESMVVTDLDGTVVDGVHAPSSDTDAHAYVYRAMPHVNGVVHTHSPYATAWAARGEAIPCAITAMADEFGADIPVGPFALIGGDDIGKGIVATLSGHRSPAVLMRSHGVFTIGASAKSAVKAAVMCEDVARTVHLARVHGPVEPLAREHVDALYDRYQNVYGQQAARDAKEGGHS, encoded by the coding sequence ATGACCGTGCTCCCCGAAACCGTCGAAGGGATCCGGCGCGAGGTCTGCGCCCTGCACGCCGAGCTCGTTCGATGGGGCCTGGTGACCTGGACCAGCGGCAACATCTCCGCCCGGGTCCCCGGCGCCGACCTGCTCGTGATCAAGCCCAGCGGCGTGCTCTACGAGGACCTCACGCCGGAGTCGATGGTCGTGACCGACCTCGACGGCACCGTGGTCGACGGTGTGCACGCCCCCTCCAGCGACACCGACGCCCACGCCTACGTCTACCGCGCCATGCCGCACGTGAACGGCGTCGTGCACACCCACAGCCCCTACGCCACGGCGTGGGCCGCCCGGGGCGAGGCGATCCCCTGCGCCATCACCGCCATGGCCGACGAGTTCGGCGCGGACATCCCGGTCGGGCCGTTCGCCCTGATCGGCGGTGACGACATCGGCAAGGGCATCGTCGCCACGCTCTCCGGCCACCGCTCCCCGGCGGTGCTCATGCGCAGCCACGGGGTCTTCACCATCGGCGCCAGCGCCAAGTCCGCCGTGAAGGCCGCGGTGATGTGCGAGGACGTCGCGCGCACCGTCCACCTGGCGCGCGTCCACGGCCCCGTCGAACCACTGGCGCGCGAGCACGTCGACGCGCTCTACGACCGCTATCAGAACGTCTACGGCCAGCAGGCCGCCCGCGACGCGAAGGAAGGTGGGCACTCGTGA
- the araB gene encoding ribulokinase, whose product MPENVSANNPSSVVVGIDFGTLSGRAVAVRVSDGAELGTAVHHYEHGVISERLPGSAERLPPDTALQSPEDYREVLRRAVPKALAAGGIDPARVIGVGIDFTACTVLPATVGGTPLCELPGLAGRPHAYPKLWKHHAAQPEADLVNAVARERGEPWLARYGGRISSEWQFAKALQVLREDPELYDRADRWIEAADWIVWQLCGSETRNVCTAGYKGIHQDGAWPSRDYLAALDPRFADFVADKLAHPLSQLGGRAGGLTAEAAAWTGLPEGTAVAVGNVDAHVTAAAAQTVAPGQMLAVMGTSTCHVMNSDVLADVPGMCGVVRDGIVPGLWGYEAGQSGVGDIFGWFADTHTPAGYADEAAERGVSVHELLSAKAAEEPVGGHGLVALDWHSGNRSVLVDHDLSGVIAGMTLATRPEEVYRALVEATAFGTRTIVAAFEDSGVPVTDFTVAGGLVRNPFVMQIYADVLRRPLNAIGSDQGPAVGAAIHAAVAAGAHPDIHAASRAMGEVRRGAFRPDPTRADAYDELYAIYTDLHDHFGRGGSDALHRLRRIRNEAAAS is encoded by the coding sequence GTGCCCGAAAATGTTAGCGCTAACAATCCCTCGTCCGTCGTGGTCGGGATCGACTTCGGCACCCTCTCCGGCCGGGCCGTCGCCGTCCGGGTGAGCGACGGCGCCGAGCTCGGCACCGCCGTCCACCACTACGAGCACGGTGTGATCTCGGAACGGCTGCCCGGATCGGCGGAGCGGCTGCCCCCGGACACCGCCCTGCAGTCGCCCGAGGACTACCGCGAGGTCCTGCGCCGGGCCGTGCCGAAGGCGCTGGCCGCCGGCGGGATCGACCCCGCGCGGGTCATCGGCGTCGGCATCGACTTCACCGCCTGCACCGTCCTGCCGGCCACCGTCGGCGGCACCCCGCTGTGCGAGCTCCCCGGCCTGGCCGGGCGCCCGCACGCCTACCCGAAGCTGTGGAAGCACCACGCGGCCCAGCCGGAGGCCGACCTGGTCAACGCCGTGGCGCGGGAGCGCGGCGAGCCGTGGCTGGCCCGCTACGGCGGCCGGATCTCCTCCGAATGGCAGTTCGCCAAGGCGCTGCAGGTGCTGCGCGAGGACCCCGAGCTCTACGACCGCGCCGACCGCTGGATCGAGGCGGCCGACTGGATCGTCTGGCAGCTGTGCGGAAGCGAGACCCGCAACGTCTGCACCGCCGGCTACAAGGGCATCCACCAGGACGGCGCGTGGCCGTCCCGGGACTACCTCGCCGCGCTGGACCCGCGGTTCGCCGACTTCGTGGCCGACAAGCTGGCCCACCCGCTGTCGCAGCTCGGCGGGCGGGCCGGCGGCCTCACGGCCGAGGCCGCGGCCTGGACGGGCCTGCCCGAGGGGACCGCCGTGGCGGTCGGCAACGTCGACGCCCACGTCACCGCGGCCGCGGCGCAGACCGTCGCCCCGGGGCAGATGCTCGCCGTCATGGGCACCAGCACCTGCCACGTCATGAACTCCGACGTCCTGGCCGACGTGCCGGGCATGTGCGGCGTGGTGCGCGACGGCATCGTGCCGGGACTGTGGGGCTATGAGGCCGGGCAGAGCGGCGTCGGCGACATCTTCGGCTGGTTCGCCGACACCCACACCCCGGCCGGGTACGCCGATGAGGCCGCCGAGCGCGGCGTCTCGGTGCACGAGCTGCTGTCGGCCAAGGCCGCCGAGGAGCCCGTCGGCGGGCACGGGCTGGTCGCGCTGGACTGGCACAGCGGCAACCGCTCGGTGCTGGTCGACCACGACCTGTCCGGGGTGATCGCCGGAATGACCCTGGCCACCCGGCCGGAGGAGGTCTACCGCGCGCTGGTCGAGGCCACCGCGTTCGGCACCCGGACCATCGTGGCGGCCTTCGAGGACTCCGGCGTGCCGGTGACCGACTTCACCGTCGCGGGGGGCCTGGTGCGCAACCCGTTCGTCATGCAGATCTACGCCGATGTGCTGCGCCGACCCCTCAACGCCATCGGCTCCGACCAGGGCCCTGCGGTGGGGGCCGCGATCCACGCCGCCGTCGCCGCCGGGGCCCACCCCGACATCCACGCGGCGTCGCGCGCCATGGGCGAGGTCCGGCGCGGCGCGTTCCGCCCCGACCCGACCAGGGCCGACGCCTACGACGAGCTGTACGCGATCTACACCGATCTGCACGACCACTTCGGCCGCGGCGGCAGCGACGCGCTGCACCGGCTGCGCCGCATCCGCAACGAGGCGGCCGCCTCATGA
- a CDS encoding LacI family DNA-binding transcriptional regulator, producing MPSPNGRSPVMADVARLAGVSHQTVSRVLNGHPNVRTETQARVQAAIEELGYHRNSSARALVTRRTNVLGVIAFDTTLYGPASTLFGIEQAAREAGYFVSIVSLKTITRRSVREALDYLTEQSVEGFIVIAPQRAAVQALADLVGHRPLVAVEGGRGPGVPVVCVDQVGGARMATEHLLRLGHPTVHHIAGPPEWLEAEGRVQGWRQVLQEAGVPAPEPVYGDWSPRSGYGIGLRLARDRAVSAVFVANDQMAVGVLRAFNESGVRVPEDVSVVGFDDVPEAEFLTPPLTTVWQDFGEVGRRSIRVLLELLENGEGAAPTRHVVPARLIPRMSSAAAPNP from the coding sequence CCACCAGACCGTCTCCCGCGTGCTGAACGGCCATCCCAACGTCCGGACCGAGACGCAGGCGCGGGTCCAGGCCGCGATCGAGGAGTTGGGCTACCACCGCAACTCCTCGGCGCGGGCGCTGGTCACCCGCCGCACCAACGTCCTCGGCGTCATCGCGTTCGACACGACCCTGTACGGCCCGGCCAGCACGCTGTTCGGCATCGAGCAGGCGGCGCGCGAGGCCGGCTACTTCGTCAGCATCGTCAGCCTGAAGACCATCACGCGCCGGAGCGTACGCGAGGCGCTGGACTACCTCACCGAGCAGTCGGTGGAGGGCTTCATCGTCATCGCGCCGCAGCGCGCCGCGGTGCAGGCGCTCGCCGACCTCGTCGGTCACCGCCCGCTGGTGGCGGTCGAGGGCGGCCGGGGACCGGGCGTCCCCGTCGTCTGCGTCGACCAGGTCGGCGGCGCCCGCATGGCCACCGAGCACCTTCTGCGCCTGGGCCACCCCACGGTGCACCACATCGCGGGCCCCCCGGAGTGGCTGGAGGCGGAGGGGCGCGTCCAGGGCTGGCGCCAGGTGCTCCAGGAGGCCGGGGTCCCGGCGCCGGAGCCGGTCTACGGCGACTGGAGCCCGAGGTCGGGATACGGCATCGGGCTGCGGCTCGCCCGCGACCGCGCCGTGTCCGCGGTCTTCGTGGCCAACGACCAGATGGCGGTCGGCGTGCTGCGGGCGTTCAACGAGTCCGGGGTGCGGGTGCCCGAGGACGTCAGCGTCGTCGGCTTCGACGACGTGCCCGAGGCCGAGTTCCTCACTCCGCCGCTGACCACGGTCTGGCAGGACTTCGGCGAGGTCGGGCGGCGCAGCATCCGGGTGCTCCTCGAACTCCTGGAGAACGGCGAGGGCGCCGCTCCGACCCGGCACGTCGTCCCCGCCCGGCTGATCCCGCGCATGAGCAGCGCCGCGGCCCCGAACCCGTGA